One Fuerstiella marisgermanici DNA window includes the following coding sequences:
- a CDS encoding aldose epimerase family protein yields MIAFTELADRILVVGVLFLVACGCGDSGTNSVAQPSMVVSAPQEPVAATVSTTSAPAVPAVFPLPEQDDNSMDWKHSEFGKTDDGQIIEQYTLTNSNGVTVRLINWGATVVRVDTPDKDGKPANIVLSYEKPEMWLKNPAYFGTTVGRYGNRIANGMFGLNGNIYRLAKNDGTNHLHGGEQGFHRTLWNAEATSDDSSVQVEFTRTSPDGEDGYPGNLQTSVTYSLNEDNELSIVYEATTDKPTVVNLTNHCYWNLTGRAAERDVLKHRLTLFCNLYLPVDEHLIPTGDTVAVANTAMNFVQPHSIGSRIDNVEGGYDHCFVVNHEMEGLVPIAKVEEPESGRVVEIFSTEPAVQFYSGNFLDGSENSGGFDKHHGLCLETQHYPDSPNQPHFPSTTLMPGETYSSKTVHRFSVAGQAAE; encoded by the coding sequence ATGATCGCTTTTACCGAACTGGCCGACCGAATTTTGGTTGTCGGAGTTCTTTTCCTGGTTGCTTGCGGCTGTGGCGATTCTGGCACAAACTCCGTGGCTCAACCGAGCATGGTTGTGTCCGCACCGCAAGAGCCAGTCGCCGCGACCGTTTCCACCACATCTGCACCGGCGGTCCCAGCCGTTTTTCCTTTGCCTGAACAAGACGACAACAGTATGGATTGGAAGCATTCAGAATTCGGCAAGACTGATGACGGCCAGATCATCGAACAATACACGCTGACAAATTCAAACGGCGTGACTGTACGCCTGATCAACTGGGGCGCCACCGTTGTGAGAGTCGACACGCCGGACAAGGACGGCAAGCCAGCCAACATTGTGCTGAGCTACGAAAAGCCGGAAATGTGGCTGAAGAATCCCGCGTACTTCGGAACCACCGTCGGCCGCTATGGGAACAGAATCGCCAACGGCATGTTCGGATTAAATGGCAATATCTATCGACTCGCAAAAAACGACGGAACGAACCACCTGCACGGTGGCGAACAGGGCTTTCACAGAACGCTGTGGAATGCCGAGGCCACATCCGACGATTCCAGCGTTCAGGTCGAGTTCACTCGCACCAGCCCCGATGGCGAAGACGGGTACCCGGGAAATCTGCAAACATCCGTCACATATTCGCTAAACGAAGACAACGAATTAAGCATTGTCTACGAAGCGACCACCGACAAGCCAACCGTCGTGAATCTCACGAACCACTGCTACTGGAACCTGACGGGGAGAGCTGCTGAACGAGATGTGCTGAAGCACCGTCTGACGCTGTTTTGCAATTTGTATCTGCCTGTCGATGAGCATCTAATCCCGACAGGTGACACGGTGGCAGTCGCCAATACGGCGATGAATTTCGTGCAACCACATTCGATTGGATCGCGTATCGACAACGTCGAAGGCGGCTATGATCACTGTTTTGTCGTCAACCACGAGATGGAGGGGCTGGTACCGATCGCGAAGGTGGAAGAGCCGGAATCCGGTCGCGTAGTGGAAATCTTCAGCACCGAACCAGCCGTCCAGTTTTACAGCGGCAACTTTTTGGACGGTTCAGAAAACAGCGGCGGCTTCGACAAGCATCACGGTTTGTGCCTGGAAACTCAGCACTACCCGGATTCGCCCAACCAGCCGCATTTTCCATCGACGACCCTGATGCCCGGTGAGACGTATTCGTCAAAGACCGTCCATCGCTTCAGCGTTGCTGGACAGGCTGCCGAGTAG
- a CDS encoding MarR family winged helix-turn-helix transcriptional regulator, with protein MSVDIQHDFEESIGYWVTISALAFRKALNEDLAPHGITFRQSQVLGWLVLEGELSQSELAARMEVEAPTLAGLISRMEAAGLVARHSCPNDGRRKIIRIEEAAKPVWEKIAECARRLRAAATTGLSEEQVRQLLDWLRVVHENLSQRSLAVSDSV; from the coding sequence GTGTCGGTGGACATTCAACACGATTTTGAAGAGAGCATCGGTTATTGGGTCACCATTTCTGCGCTCGCGTTTCGTAAAGCGTTGAATGAAGATCTTGCACCTCACGGCATCACTTTTCGGCAGTCACAGGTGCTCGGCTGGCTGGTTTTGGAGGGTGAGTTATCGCAGTCCGAACTGGCAGCTCGCATGGAAGTCGAAGCGCCGACGCTGGCGGGTTTGATTTCACGTATGGAAGCAGCTGGTCTGGTGGCTCGGCACAGCTGCCCGAACGATGGACGCCGCAAAATTATTCGCATTGAAGAAGCGGCGAAGCCAGTCTGGGAAAAAATTGCAGAATGTGCGCGGCGTCTGCGAGCCGCAGCAACGACAGGCTTGTCAGAAGAACAGGTCCGCCAGCTTCTTGATTGGCTGCGTGTCGTCCACGAAAACCTGAGCCAGCGATCGCTGGCTGTGTCTGATTCTGTGTGA
- a CDS encoding efflux RND transporter permease subunit: MKLIEAFVSSPVKVSVGVLMLILFGCVALLRMPMQLTPEVQTPTITVQTRWPGASPQEIEREIIIEQEEQLKSVESLTKLSSESSDSTGNITLEFRVGTNMDKAVVDVIGRLEQVPQYPEDADKPVISTSNASDRPIAWFILSAERPTTERIDEFAAAHPELKEGLDKARNAFNPGLAMLRLRNLAEEHPEVAELLPPPELEVTKLRRFAEDEIESRFERISGVSQANVLGGLEDELQVIIDPESLAARSLTIEDVRQVLRSQNTDVSAGDFWESKRRWVVRTLGQFRSPDQVANQLLAVRDGAPVYVRDVAEVKLGYKKPDGLVRRFGESSIAINALRETGANVLDVMSGLRAINEELNADILKKRGLVLTQVYDETDYIYSSVDLVQQNIFIGGALTMIVLMGFLHLGIRTLIIIPLILASSWAAAFVSPWFFAVTLAIIIIGGFWFARGALVVGLAIPVSIIGTFLVLQILGRSLNVISLAGMAFAVGMLVDNAVVVLENIYRRYESLGEKPFVAAVRGTQEVLGAVVASTLTTIAVFLPIVFIQQEAGQLFRDIALAISAAVALSMVVSMTVIPTSAARLFRREDEEDDDSSDVRAEQAVAPQNRGFFAGIQRSVLAPVNWFGKVFVGFVTSVNAWVQRGFIRRVALLTVLVCGAFYLTYAFWPKVEYLPTGNRNLVFGILLPPPGYNLDQLMEMGEQVERELKPYWDIEPDSPERAKLDFPMIGDFFFVARGRSVFLGIRAHNPMEVAKLVPLVSQVGSRLPGTFAVAKQSSLFEQGLTAGRTIDVEITGPELQKLVGLGGQIFGLVRGAIENVQARPVPSLDLSSPEIHVEPRLMQASQMGLNTTELGYAVNALVDGAYAGDYFLEGDKIDVTITGREKYADSIQNLRALPIATPIGQLVSLEAVATVNERSGPEQINHRERERSITIEVSPPQDMALEDAMAILRDDIIQPLRESGQLEGGYRVTLAGTADKLSSTWEALQFNVALALLITYLLMAALFESWLYPLVVIFSVPLGAVGGVLGLNALNWWLSRETGTIYGQPLDVLTMLGFVILIGTVVNNPILIVHQSLNLIREGMNRQAAILESVRTRIRPIFMTTLTTVLGLMPLVLFPGAGSELYRGLGSVVLGGLMVSTVFTLFLVPTLFSLTMDGKDAFVRLFVRKRKRKRIVVPEPKPEKDLVPAS; this comes from the coding sequence ATGAAACTTATCGAAGCCTTTGTCAGCAGTCCGGTGAAAGTCAGTGTCGGCGTGCTGATGCTGATTCTGTTTGGCTGTGTCGCCTTGCTGCGCATGCCCATGCAGCTAACGCCGGAAGTGCAGACGCCGACCATCACTGTTCAAACTCGCTGGCCTGGGGCGAGTCCTCAGGAGATCGAACGGGAAATCATTATTGAACAGGAAGAGCAACTCAAAAGCGTCGAAAGCCTGACCAAACTGTCGTCCGAAAGTTCCGACTCCACCGGCAACATCACGCTGGAATTTCGAGTCGGCACGAATATGGACAAGGCGGTTGTCGACGTCATTGGTCGCCTGGAACAGGTGCCGCAATATCCGGAAGACGCCGATAAGCCAGTCATCAGCACGTCTAACGCATCGGACCGGCCCATCGCATGGTTCATTCTTAGCGCCGAACGACCGACGACAGAACGCATCGACGAATTCGCGGCCGCTCATCCTGAATTGAAGGAAGGTCTCGACAAAGCTCGCAATGCCTTCAACCCTGGCCTCGCCATGTTGCGGCTACGAAATCTGGCGGAAGAACATCCTGAAGTGGCGGAACTGTTGCCACCGCCGGAACTGGAAGTCACTAAGCTGCGGCGCTTTGCAGAAGACGAAATCGAATCGAGGTTCGAACGCATCTCCGGCGTGTCGCAGGCCAACGTACTTGGTGGCCTGGAAGACGAACTGCAGGTCATTATCGATCCGGAAAGCCTAGCCGCTCGCTCGCTGACAATTGAGGACGTTCGGCAGGTTCTCCGCAGCCAGAACACGGATGTGTCGGCAGGCGACTTTTGGGAGAGCAAACGTCGTTGGGTCGTGCGAACTCTGGGGCAGTTCCGATCGCCAGACCAGGTAGCCAATCAACTTCTGGCGGTACGCGATGGGGCACCCGTGTACGTTCGAGATGTCGCCGAGGTCAAGCTGGGTTACAAAAAGCCGGACGGTCTTGTGCGGCGTTTTGGTGAATCCAGTATCGCTATTAACGCGCTGCGCGAAACCGGTGCCAACGTGCTGGATGTGATGTCGGGGCTGCGAGCTATCAACGAAGAGCTGAACGCAGACATTTTGAAGAAGCGTGGCCTTGTGTTGACTCAGGTCTACGACGAAACCGACTACATTTATTCTTCCGTCGATTTGGTGCAGCAGAACATTTTCATCGGCGGTGCTCTGACCATGATTGTGCTCATGGGCTTTCTGCATCTGGGTATCCGCACGCTGATTATCATTCCGCTGATTCTGGCCTCGTCGTGGGCGGCCGCGTTTGTGTCGCCATGGTTCTTTGCCGTGACTTTGGCCATCATCATTATCGGCGGATTTTGGTTCGCTCGCGGAGCACTGGTCGTGGGGCTGGCCATTCCGGTCAGCATCATCGGCACCTTCCTGGTGCTGCAGATTTTGGGGCGGTCGCTGAACGTGATCAGCCTAGCCGGAATGGCGTTCGCCGTCGGTATGCTGGTCGACAACGCGGTCGTGGTTCTGGAAAACATCTATCGCCGTTACGAATCGCTGGGCGAAAAGCCATTTGTCGCAGCGGTCCGAGGAACCCAGGAAGTGCTCGGCGCGGTGGTGGCTTCAACACTGACGACGATTGCCGTGTTTCTGCCAATCGTGTTTATTCAACAGGAAGCGGGCCAGCTTTTCCGCGACATCGCTTTGGCCATTAGCGCGGCTGTCGCGCTTTCGATGGTCGTGTCAATGACGGTCATCCCGACCTCGGCCGCGCGACTGTTTCGACGAGAAGACGAGGAAGACGACGACAGTTCAGACGTCCGCGCCGAACAAGCGGTAGCGCCGCAGAATCGAGGCTTCTTTGCTGGGATTCAGCGGAGTGTTCTGGCGCCGGTCAACTGGTTCGGCAAGGTGTTTGTCGGGTTCGTGACATCCGTCAACGCATGGGTGCAGCGAGGGTTTATTCGACGCGTTGCGTTGCTGACGGTTTTGGTTTGTGGAGCGTTCTATCTGACTTATGCGTTTTGGCCGAAGGTCGAATACCTTCCGACCGGCAATCGAAATCTGGTGTTTGGAATCCTGCTGCCGCCGCCCGGCTATAACCTCGACCAATTGATGGAAATGGGTGAGCAGGTTGAACGCGAACTGAAGCCGTATTGGGATATCGAACCAGACAGCCCGGAGCGAGCGAAACTCGATTTCCCGATGATCGGCGACTTCTTTTTTGTCGCTCGCGGACGCAGCGTATTTTTGGGGATTCGAGCTCACAACCCGATGGAAGTCGCCAAGTTGGTGCCTCTGGTGTCGCAGGTGGGTTCGCGGTTGCCTGGCACGTTTGCTGTGGCCAAGCAGTCCAGCTTGTTCGAGCAGGGGCTCACAGCCGGCCGAACGATCGACGTGGAGATTACCGGCCCGGAACTGCAGAAGCTGGTGGGACTTGGCGGACAGATTTTCGGTCTGGTGCGCGGGGCTATCGAGAATGTCCAGGCGCGGCCAGTGCCGAGTCTTGACCTTTCGAGTCCGGAAATTCACGTTGAACCAAGACTGATGCAGGCTTCGCAAATGGGCCTGAACACGACGGAACTGGGCTATGCTGTTAACGCACTGGTCGACGGAGCGTACGCTGGCGACTACTTCCTTGAAGGTGACAAGATCGATGTGACGATCACGGGCCGTGAAAAGTACGCCGACAGTATTCAGAATTTGCGTGCTCTTCCGATCGCCACGCCGATTGGGCAACTGGTCAGCCTTGAAGCGGTTGCCACCGTGAACGAACGCAGTGGGCCGGAACAGATTAATCACCGTGAACGCGAGCGTTCCATCACGATCGAAGTGTCTCCACCGCAGGACATGGCTTTGGAAGATGCGATGGCCATTCTTCGCGACGACATCATCCAGCCTCTGCGCGAAAGCGGACAGCTGGAAGGCGGCTACCGAGTGACATTGGCCGGGACGGCCGACAAACTCTCCAGCACGTGGGAGGCGTTGCAGTTTAACGTGGCCCTAGCGCTGTTGATCACGTATTTGCTGATGGCGGCGTTGTTCGAATCGTGGCTGTATCCGTTGGTGGTCATCTTTAGCGTGCCGTTGGGAGCCGTCGGCGGAGTGTTGGGCTTGAACGCACTAAACTGGTGGCTGTCGCGCGAGACCGGAACCATTTACGGCCAGCCGCTGGACGTTCTAACGATGCTGGGTTTTGTGATTTTGATCGGCACCGTGGTGAACAATCCGATTTTGATTGTGCATCAGTCGCTGAACCTGATCCGTGAAGGGATGAACCGACAGGCGGCCATTCTGGAAAGTGTTCGCACGCGAATTCGCCCGATCTTCATGACTACGCTGACCACGGTTCTTGGCCTGATGCCACTGGTACTGTTCCCCGGAGCTGGCAGCGAACTTTATCGGGGCCTCGGTAGTGTGGTCCTGGGCGGTTTGATGGTGTCCACCGTGTTCACGCTGTTTCTTGTGCCGACGCTGTTTAGTTTGACGATGGACGGCAAGGATGCGTTTGTCCGACTGTTCGTCCGCAAGCGAAAACGGAAGCGTATCGTCGTTCCGGAACCAAAGCCCGAAAAGGATTTGGTCCCGGCATCGTAG
- a CDS encoding UDP-N-acetylmuramate--L-alanine ligase encodes MPYQQTQWVPPHSFQQKRLRCLLLGINGAGMTAAAEILNDAGHTVFGMDAGNPTPFPSRNCAASNATSWPADAAAASANSHRFHGTTLLNWDPDAIPADLDVCVSTRAVAADDPLTKALAAQDIRVIALPTFLAEIFAEHRQLCVAGTHGKSTTSAMLTWILEQAGRTPSCFVGAHQLDVDCSGRFRTWASGEPSAAASPLAVIESCEFRSSFLEFAPSVAVITGIERDHFDCFPDAASEDAAFAEFVARAKEGSVLVHRADCSRSVAVARQFFGRSVSFEVCESLEDHSTDSRADWLASRPVASGLSSRCELHHDGRQYELRLSVPGLHNIHNAIAAIAAANAVGVDPEVACQALGSFHGIRRRFELRGHYGGMTLIDDYAHHPTAIRETLQSVRQAFPGRRIIAAFEPHQHARTTALFNDFVQSLALADEILILPVFAAREQVSHLECCRASGRLVKALNSGGGRAFLFASLDQIVSRIDHSGKPSDIFVTMGAGRTNLIHDELTRRLQRNSVA; translated from the coding sequence ATGCCGTACCAACAAACACAATGGGTTCCGCCCCACAGCTTCCAGCAAAAACGTCTGCGGTGCCTACTGCTTGGCATCAACGGAGCAGGCATGACGGCGGCTGCCGAAATCCTGAACGACGCGGGGCACACCGTGTTCGGCATGGATGCTGGCAATCCCACTCCATTTCCGTCGCGAAACTGCGCCGCAAGCAATGCTACAAGTTGGCCCGCCGATGCTGCTGCGGCGAGTGCGAATAGCCATCGTTTCCATGGCACGACGTTGCTGAATTGGGATCCGGATGCGATTCCTGCCGACCTCGACGTTTGCGTATCCACGCGAGCTGTCGCAGCCGACGACCCGTTGACGAAGGCGTTAGCAGCGCAAGACATCCGTGTGATTGCATTGCCCACGTTCCTGGCTGAGATCTTCGCTGAACACCGGCAACTGTGCGTCGCTGGAACTCATGGCAAAAGCACCACGTCTGCGATGCTGACGTGGATTCTGGAACAGGCGGGGCGCACGCCAAGCTGCTTTGTGGGAGCTCACCAACTGGACGTGGACTGCTCCGGACGGTTTAGAACTTGGGCTTCTGGCGAGCCGTCTGCCGCCGCTTCGCCGCTCGCCGTGATTGAAAGCTGTGAGTTCCGATCGTCGTTTCTGGAGTTTGCCCCTAGTGTCGCGGTTATCACGGGGATCGAACGAGACCACTTCGATTGCTTCCCGGACGCTGCCAGCGAAGATGCCGCCTTTGCTGAGTTTGTGGCTCGTGCGAAAGAAGGCAGTGTGTTGGTCCATCGAGCGGACTGTTCTCGCAGCGTCGCGGTTGCTCGGCAGTTTTTTGGACGCTCCGTCAGCTTCGAGGTTTGCGAGTCGCTTGAAGATCACTCGACGGATTCACGTGCTGATTGGCTGGCGAGTCGCCCGGTTGCTTCCGGACTCAGTTCTCGCTGCGAGTTGCATCACGACGGACGGCAGTACGAATTACGGCTTTCAGTTCCCGGTTTACACAACATTCACAACGCCATCGCGGCGATCGCGGCGGCCAACGCCGTGGGGGTCGATCCGGAAGTCGCCTGCCAGGCGCTGGGCAGCTTTCACGGCATTCGGCGGCGGTTCGAACTTCGGGGCCACTATGGCGGGATGACGTTGATCGACGACTACGCTCACCACCCAACGGCGATTCGTGAGACGTTGCAATCGGTTCGCCAGGCGTTTCCGGGCCGTCGCATCATTGCGGCCTTTGAGCCTCATCAACACGCTCGAACGACGGCATTGTTCAATGATTTTGTTCAGTCATTGGCGCTGGCGGACGAAATTCTGATCCTTCCCGTTTTCGCGGCGCGGGAACAAGTGAGCCATTTGGAGTGCTGTCGGGCGAGCGGTCGGCTGGTAAAAGCACTAAACTCCGGCGGCGGTCGAGCATTCCTGTTTGCCAGTCTTGACCAGATTGTTTCGAGAATAGACCATTCCGGCAAACCGTCCGATATTTTTGTGACCATGGGAGCCGGCAGGACCAACCTGATTCATGACGAACTCACTAGACGACTTCAACGAAATTCTGTCGCCTGA
- the murB gene encoding UDP-N-acetylmuramate dehydrogenase, whose amino-acid sequence MTNSLDDFNEILSPDEPLAKHTWLKLGGNAERFYVPKSREQLIALVQACVAADMPIRILGGGSNLMVSDAGVSGAVIKLTDPVLSAISVDGNRVTAEGGALLSRVVSESVRSGLAGLENLVGIPGTVGGAVVGNAGGRNGDIGEFVSKVEVMTHAGELAERTGDELTFAYRSSTITDLLVLSVDLELRPDESDDLTARMKKLWIMKRATQPLADQSAGCIFRNPRGLSAGALIEQCGLKDLTVGKARISDRHANFVVTEDGATSADVDSLISKVQHAVADKFGVDLELEIRKW is encoded by the coding sequence ATGACGAACTCACTAGACGACTTCAACGAAATTCTGTCGCCTGACGAACCGCTGGCGAAGCACACCTGGCTAAAACTGGGCGGCAATGCCGAACGCTTCTACGTGCCAAAATCACGCGAGCAACTGATTGCATTGGTGCAGGCGTGTGTGGCAGCTGACATGCCGATCCGCATTCTCGGCGGCGGTTCCAATCTGATGGTGTCCGACGCTGGCGTTTCCGGCGCTGTGATCAAGCTGACGGATCCTGTGCTGTCGGCAATCTCTGTCGACGGCAATCGCGTCACAGCCGAAGGCGGTGCCCTGCTTTCGCGAGTCGTTTCTGAATCTGTGCGTTCAGGACTGGCGGGGCTTGAGAACCTGGTCGGCATCCCGGGCACTGTTGGCGGTGCTGTGGTTGGCAACGCGGGCGGTCGAAACGGCGACATTGGCGAATTCGTCAGCAAAGTCGAAGTGATGACTCACGCGGGCGAACTTGCTGAACGCACCGGCGACGAGCTGACGTTTGCGTACCGGTCGAGCACCATTACCGACTTGCTGGTGCTATCGGTGGACCTGGAACTGCGGCCTGACGAATCCGATGACCTGACGGCTCGCATGAAGAAGCTGTGGATTATGAAACGAGCGACGCAGCCGCTGGCCGATCAGTCCGCCGGTTGTATCTTCCGGAACCCTCGCGGGTTAAGTGCCGGAGCGCTAATCGAACAGTGCGGCCTGAAGGACCTCACGGTCGGGAAGGCTCGCATCAGTGACCGACATGCCAACTTTGTCGTGACCGAAGACGGCGCTACCAGTGCCGATGTGGATTCGTTGATTTCGAAAGTTCAGCACGCCGTCGCCGATAAATTTGGCGTGGATTTGGAACTGGAAATTCGAAAGTGGTAG
- a CDS encoding efflux RND transporter periplasmic adaptor subunit encodes MPTKIMRTTTFAALILVAIPVAFGQAPPPAPVVVVPVVDRQLRTGQTFVGTIQPEQRATIGSAVDGRVVKFPVNEGDRVEAGQALAELLTETIKLELEGAEGELQFREQELAELENGTRQEDIDQAKAQTLAARTAVTLAEKRLVRIDQLIKTNTASRDQLDEAQAAVDNAKAVLAEREAAEALAIAGPRKERIAQSKARVAIQKAMVNKLSDQIKKHTMIARFAGYVVAEHTEIGQWVNRGDAVAEIVGIDRVDVTASVLEAHVPYIEVGMEARVEVPALPDRVFIGKVAIVVPQGDARSRTFPVKVRLDNEFKGDKPLLNAGMLARVTLPTGPEKMARMVPKDALVLGGATPIVFVVDTGEKGVQTVRPMPVTLGAPSGALIEVRGDLQPKELVVVQGNERLRPGQTVKIIREAAVEKFAAKDLDAIKPGAAE; translated from the coding sequence ATGCCCACCAAAATTATGCGCACTACAACATTCGCTGCTTTAATCCTGGTCGCGATTCCTGTCGCATTTGGCCAGGCTCCGCCTCCGGCGCCGGTTGTCGTTGTCCCGGTCGTCGATCGTCAGCTTCGTACGGGACAGACGTTTGTCGGCACCATCCAGCCTGAACAGCGAGCCACCATTGGCAGCGCGGTCGACGGTCGTGTGGTGAAGTTCCCCGTCAATGAAGGTGATCGAGTTGAAGCCGGGCAGGCACTGGCTGAACTTCTGACAGAAACGATCAAGCTGGAATTGGAAGGCGCAGAGGGGGAACTTCAGTTTCGCGAGCAGGAACTGGCCGAACTGGAAAACGGGACTCGGCAGGAAGACATCGACCAGGCGAAAGCTCAAACGCTGGCCGCCAGAACGGCGGTGACGCTGGCCGAAAAGCGATTGGTGCGAATAGACCAACTCATCAAAACAAACACCGCCAGTCGCGACCAGCTGGATGAAGCGCAGGCCGCGGTGGACAACGCCAAAGCCGTGTTGGCAGAACGCGAAGCCGCAGAAGCGCTTGCGATCGCCGGCCCGCGTAAAGAACGGATTGCTCAGTCCAAAGCGCGAGTGGCGATTCAGAAGGCCATGGTGAATAAGCTCAGCGACCAGATCAAAAAACACACGATGATCGCTCGCTTCGCCGGCTATGTCGTCGCCGAACACACGGAAATTGGTCAGTGGGTGAATCGCGGCGACGCGGTAGCGGAGATTGTGGGCATCGACCGAGTCGACGTGACGGCCAGCGTTCTGGAAGCTCACGTGCCATATATTGAAGTTGGAATGGAAGCCCGCGTCGAAGTGCCGGCCCTGCCGGATCGAGTCTTCATTGGCAAGGTTGCGATTGTTGTGCCGCAGGGGGACGCTCGGTCACGCACATTTCCCGTTAAGGTTCGACTGGACAACGAATTTAAGGGCGACAAACCGCTGCTGAATGCCGGCATGCTGGCCCGAGTGACGCTTCCCACCGGCCCCGAAAAAATGGCTCGCATGGTCCCCAAGGACGCTCTGGTCCTGGGTGGTGCGACCCCGATCGTGTTTGTTGTCGATACCGGTGAAAAGGGCGTTCAGACCGTGCGGCCGATGCCGGTCACGCTCGGAGCTCCCAGCGGCGCGCTGATCGAAGTGCGTGGCGATTTGCAGCCGAAGGAACTCGTCGTCGTACAGGGCAACGAACGCTTACGGCCGGGGCAGACAGTCAAGATTATCCGCGAAGCCGCTGTGGAAAAGTTCGCCGCAAAGGATCTCGATGCGATCAAGCCCGGTGCTGCCGAATAG
- a CDS encoding carbon storage regulator, translated as MLVLSRKTSEQIFIPELNITITVVKIGNSRVQLGIQAPQDVEITRPDANRPHRSDAHASDRGAARAEPETSSALLFLA; from the coding sequence ATGCTGGTACTGTCACGGAAGACGAGCGAACAGATTTTCATTCCCGAATTGAATATCACGATCACGGTGGTAAAGATCGGAAACAGCCGCGTGCAACTCGGAATTCAGGCACCTCAAGACGTTGAAATCACCCGCCCGGACGCCAATCGCCCGCATCGCAGCGATGCACACGCGTCTGACCGCGGCGCAGCTCGTGCCGAGCCGGAAACGAGTTCCGCGTTGTTGTTTTTGGCGTAA